GACGGTGCGGGGCGACGACGGCCGTACGCACGAGGTGACGGTCGACATGTCCTCCGGGACGGTGGCCGCGGACCGGGACGACAGCGACGACCGTGACGACCGCGACGACCGCCACGACGACCGTGGTGACGACGACTGATCTCCGCGGCCCCGGGCCGCGCACGGCCTCGGGCGCCGGACAGGACACACACGTCCCGTCCGGCGCCCGAATACGTCCCGGATCACACCGGGACCGGCGGTGCCGATACGGCGCCCGTACTCGGGCGGCCCCCGACAACACCGCGAGCGCCTGCGGCAGCCGTCCTGGGACCGCGACGGCTGCCGCAGGGCGCAGCGGAATCCGGCAACCCGCCGAGGCGCCGCAGCCGCGTCACCGTCCGGGCGGATCGCGGCGGCCGGCGGTGCTAGCCGCCCGTCAGCCCCGCCACCAGTTCGTCCGCCGCCGCGTACGGGTCCAGTTCGCCCGCGACGATCCGGCGTGCCAGCGAACCCAGGCGCCGGTCGCCGCGCAGGTCGTCGATGCGTTCGCGGAGGGCGGTGACCGCGATGGTCTCCACCTCGCGGGCCGCGCGCCGGGTGCGCCGCTGGTCGAGCACGTCGTGCTTCTCCAGCCACGCGCGGTGCTTCTCCAGCGCCTCGACGAACTCGTCGATGCCCTGGTTGCGCGCCGCCACCGTCTTGACGATGGGCGGGCGCCAGTCGGCGGGGCCGCGGGCCTCGCCGAGGCCGAGCATGTGGTTCAGCTCGCGCGCCGTCGCGTCCGCGCCGTCGCGGTCCGCCTTGTTGACGACGTAGAGGTCACCGATCTCCAGGATCCCGGCCTTGGCCGCCTGGATGCCGTCCCCCATACCGGGCGCGAGGAGCACCACCGAGGTGTCGGCCTGGGAGGCGATCTCCACCTCCGACTGACCGACCCCGACGGTCTCCACCAGGATCACGTCGCAGCCGGCCGCGTCCAGCACCCGGATCGCCTGCGGCGCCGACCAGGCGAGCCCGCCGAGATGGCCGCGGGTGGCCATGGAGCGGATGTAGACCCCGGGGTCCGACGCGTGGTCGGACATCCGGACCCGGTCCCCGAGCAGCGCGCCGCCGGAGAAGGGTGACGACGGGTCGACGGCCAGGACGCCGACGCGCTTGCCCGCCTTGCGGTAGGCGGACACCAGCGCCGATGTCGTCGTCGACTTGCCGACACCGGGCGAACCGGTCAGCCCGATGACGTACGCGCCGCCCGCCAGGGGCGCCAGCGCGGCCATCACCTCGCGCAGCTGCGGCGACGCCCCTTCGACCAGCGAGATCAGCCGTGCCACCGCCCGGGGCCGGCCTTCCCGTGCCTGGGCCACCAGTTGGGGGACGTCCACCGTCATCCGTACCGCGCTCCGTTCCGATCCGATCCGTTGTCAGCGACCCTGGCCATCGTGTTGCCGGCTACGCCTTCGGCACCCGCACGATCAGCGCGTCGCCCTGGCCGCCGCCGCCGCAGAGCGCCGCCGCGCCCACGCCGCCGCCGCGCCGCTTCAGTTCGAGCGCGAGGTGCAGCACCAGCCGGGCGCCGGACATGCCGATCGGGTGACCGAGGGCGATCGCGCCGCCGTTCACGTTCACCTTTTCAGGGGACACCCCCAGCTCCTTCGTCGACTGGACGGCGACCGCGGCGAACGCCTCGTTCATCTCGATCAGATCCAGGTCGTCGACGGCGAGGCCCTCCTTCTTCAGCGCGTGCCTGATCGCGTTCGCGGGCTGCGACTGGAGCGAGTTGTCCGGCCCCGCCACATTGCCGTGCGCGCCGATCTCCGCGATCCACTCCAGGCCCAGTTCCAGCGCCTTGGCCTTGCTCATGACCACGACGGCCGCCGCGCCGTCGGAGATCTGCGACGAGGAGCCCGCCGTGATCGTGCCGTCCTTGGCGAAGGCGGGCCGCAGCCGGCCCAGGGACTCGACGGTGGTCTCGGGACGGATGCCCTCGTCCTGGTCGAAGACCACCGGGTCGCCCTTGCGCTGCGGGATCTCGACGGGCGTGATCTCGGCCCGGAAGACACCGTTCTCCCGCGCGGCGGCGGCCCGCTGGTGCGACTGCGCCGCGACCTCGTCCTGCTCGGGCCTGGCGATCGCGAGACGGGTGTTGTGCTTCTCCGTCGAGGCGCCCATGGCGATCGACTCGAACGGGTCGGTCAGACCGTCGTACGCCATCGCGTCCAGCATCTCGATCGCGCCGTACTTGTAGCCCTCACGGGACTTCGGCAGCAGATGCGGCGCGTTGGTCATGGACTCCTGGCCGCCCGCGACCACGACGTCGAACTCGCCCGCGCGGATCAGCTGGTCGGCCAGCGCGATCGCGTCGAGGCCGGAGAGACAGACCTTGTTGATCGTGAGCGCGGGGACGTCCATCGGGATGCCGGCCTTGACGGCGGCCTGCCGCGCCGGGATCTGTCCCGCCCCGGCCTGGAGCACCTGCCCCATGATCACGTACTGCACCTGCGCCCCGGTGACACCGGCCCGCTCCAGCGCGGCCTTGATGGCGAAGC
This window of the Streptomyces niveus genome carries:
- the meaB gene encoding methylmalonyl Co-A mutase-associated GTPase MeaB gives rise to the protein MTVDVPQLVAQAREGRPRAVARLISLVEGASPQLREVMAALAPLAGGAYVIGLTGSPGVGKSTTTSALVSAYRKAGKRVGVLAVDPSSPFSGGALLGDRVRMSDHASDPGVYIRSMATRGHLGGLAWSAPQAIRVLDAAGCDVILVETVGVGQSEVEIASQADTSVVLLAPGMGDGIQAAKAGILEIGDLYVVNKADRDGADATARELNHMLGLGEARGPADWRPPIVKTVAARNQGIDEFVEALEKHRAWLEKHDVLDQRRTRRAAREVETIAVTALRERIDDLRGDRRLGSLARRIVAGELDPYAAADELVAGLTGG
- a CDS encoding acetyl-CoA C-acetyltransferase: MPDSNTRNTSVIVAGARTPMGRLLGSLKSFSGADLGGFAIKAALERAGVTGAQVQYVIMGQVLQAGAGQIPARQAAVKAGIPMDVPALTINKVCLSGLDAIALADQLIRAGEFDVVVAGGQESMTNAPHLLPKSREGYKYGAIEMLDAMAYDGLTDPFESIAMGASTEKHNTRLAIARPEQDEVAAQSHQRAAAARENGVFRAEITPVEIPQRKGDPVVFDQDEGIRPETTVESLGRLRPAFAKDGTITAGSSSQISDGAAAVVVMSKAKALELGLEWIAEIGAHGNVAGPDNSLQSQPANAIRHALKKEGLAVDDLDLIEMNEAFAAVAVQSTKELGVSPEKVNVNGGAIALGHPIGMSGARLVLHLALELKRRGGGVGAAALCGGGGQGDALIVRVPKA